The sequence below is a genomic window from Humulus lupulus chromosome 3, drHumLupu1.1, whole genome shotgun sequence.
TTATTTATTTCCCTTAAACCATCTTCCGAgaggtaaaaaaaaaatctaaatttaatTTTTAGTTGTTATATGTACCTTGGTGGTTGCGAGGAAAATAAATATCaagtattttaaaatatgatgataaaattataaaaatttaaacttgattttaattttaaaaactttaattttgaaattttattatttaaaaatgttaatttaaatttaaaataatttgattGTTGATTTTTTGAGTTTACTTATTTTTTAATAACAAATACGAAATAAAATTTTTATGCATATTTCATCTCAATTTTAAATAATTCCATGTATTGctatttttctttttcctttttctgaCAAACAtgtattgttatttttattattgatgTTTTTGTTGGGTACatgaaatttcaaaaaaaaaataaaaaatcattattaatattatattcaagtaatttcaaaaataaatattgatatttatagttatttaaatattcagAAATACAGGTACGaccaattaataaaatcaaatttgaaatataaatatctatttattaaagtagatattttaaataaaatcaaaattcaaaACCTAAAGtattcactatatatatatatatatatatagtagagaTTATTTGGCGAAGAGAGTCGCAGAACAAAAAAAATGAGGTTtgctttaattttcttttgttcATTCATAATATTGTTTACTAAAGAAACTGTTCAAGTATGCCATACATCGTCTGAAGACTTAATACCATGCATTCATCAAGTATTCGACCACAATTCTATCACAACAAATTGTTGCACTATTATTCTTAATATGGTCAACTGCTCTGATAGTGTCCGATCGGCACGATGGCTCCCTCACTTTCAAAACCAATGTCAAAACCTTAATACTCTGCCTTCGCCTATAACCCCCACCTCTCCTACCAATCCGACTAAGTTGCCTCCGCCACTATCTTCCAACGCTCCAACTCCATCGCCTCCCATAGTGGTGTCTCCAGCACCACCATCGTCCCATGCTCCAGCACCACCATCGTCTCCAACCGAACCAGTGCCTCCAGCACCATCAGTGCCTTTGCATCCACCATCGTCTGATACTTCAGCACCATCGTCTCCAATGGAGTCAGTGTCTCCAGCACCATCATCAGATGCACCATTGATGCCCGTGTCTTCACCATCATCTGATGTTCCAGCCTCATTGCCACCAACAGTGCCTCCACTATCTTCCAATACTCCAATCCCATCTCACCGAGTTGGCTCCCAAATTGCACCAAGAGCTCCACCAACGGTATGCATCTCGGCAATACGTGAAGCAAGGACCATTTGTATTCCGGAAGTTATTTCTGGATATGTCAACCATAAAATTGAGATTGGTCAAGATTGTTGTGATGCCATCAATAAACTGGACAAAGTTTGTTTCAATGATCCTAGACATCGTGTTGGTTATGGCTATCCTTTTTTAGTCCGACAGTATTGTGCACAACactattagttttatttttttcattatttttattttattttataaggaaTTTTCCTTTTTTCTCTCCTAAATTTTGTTTGTTAAGTACTTTTTgagttattattatttatttttagaagaatcttttttcttcttttataagAAGAATATTTTTTGGGTTGTTTGTGTTTAGATATTTTAGCATATAAGCATGTGATTCTCTCCTTTCGTTATTACTGAAACGCTCATATTTTCCTCTCTAGAATCCATCTCTCTATTCCTCACTGAAATGTCAGTTTCAATCAACGGCGGCTATTATCAGTCCAATTAATGCTTAACAACTCACTCACTCTCATGATGAATTAGTTGTTATTATTGGAACTCTCTCTATCTTCCAGGGGAGATAAAAAAGGACAGAGTAAAATCAttcttcatttatttattctatttCAATATACTTAAGCTTTACCGAATTCAGATACATTATCAGTATATTGTAATGGGATCTGATGAAATCTTGACAAGGGCTCAACTTGTGGTTTCTGTTAAGAGTACAAATGAAACTGAacatttgtgttgttttttttaagCCAGAATTCATTAGTAAATCTCATTTTGGTCTGATTTTCTATTTGAACTTCAGAATGAGTGATGATGACTAAAAATAGTACTTTAATAAATGATTGAAACCTCAACTCTTTCTCTCAACAActcttaatttaaataaaattgattGCTTAAGAAAGGCAACAAGCTTGCAGAATTTTACAATTTTATCACCACAAAACTTAGCGATTCTACATGTACACTAATTAATAAAACTTTTCTTTGCTAATTGGCCACTTGACCTAACATTTTATTACatcaatattaaataaatattagcTTGTTGTAAAAAAAATGATGGAATCCTCAACTCGATCTCTATTCATTGTTTCCTTTCAAAACTTAAtcaataaaattattgtttaagGAAACAAgtttgcaaataaaataaaacaaataccATTTTACCAACACAAGAATTAAGAACTTTTCTTAGCAATTGTACCATCCTGTTTAAACTTAATTCAATTCATCAACACAATTGATTTGTTAAACTAATTGAGAATTGGAATGAATCCGTGATCATTTTGTGCTACTTTTTTTTCGGTTGAGAAAGTTATATATTTTCATTGATTAAACATTAGCTATTACAATCGAGGCAACCGAGATAAGGAAATGTAAGcagttttcataaaaaaaaatagccTATTTAGCAAGACTATTAGCAGCTTTAGCGTATGTATACAGTAGCATATCTAAGATTTTACTTAATTGGGGCCTACATACATTAATGATATACAATTTAATgagtaaaaatgtaaaataaaaattatatacgaAAAGGGCATAATAGTATAAAATTACACAAGGactaaataataatttaatctacatttaaaaaaaaaaacatgatgcTGAGtagcactatatatatatatatatatttatatatattttatcaatTGTGATATAGAttcatgtgttttttttttgccCTGTTTTATTAGAAATGATTATGGAAATTGATATCTTATTTAACATAttggttattattattattattattattattattattattattattgaaaatgTTGTATTGGTTAATTTGAATGGTTTCTTTTGCAATTTTGCCAACAAAGGAACTCCCTTTTTGTCTTGAAGACTATATTCCCACATCGCTTTATGAGCCACTGCCACTAAACATAGACAGATATTAGTTAGTTGTtagaaaataaaacaaagtacTTATTTATTGCTCTAATCGGCAAACCTTATATATTTATctatataaatacaatatttatttaatgacatttcaaaaaccaaataaattattaattttatattctAACTCTAACAGTAAATATTAATACATACACGTACCTAAAACTAAAGAGATTATTTGGTGATCACACTCACAAAACAAAAATGAAATTGTATTTAGTTTTCGTTTGTCTCTAGCATCATAGGTGTCTGTGCCTCCATCATCATTCGAGCCAGTGTCTCCAGCACCATCGGTGTCTATGCCTCCACCATCGTCTGATGCTCCAGCACCATCGCCTTCAACAGAACCAACACCGTCACCCCCATCAGTGCCTGTGTCTTCACCATCCTCTGATGCACTAGGCCTATCACCTCCAACGGTGCTTCCACCATCATCCAATACTCCAAACCCATCTTGCTGAGTTGGCTCCCCGGTTGCACCAAGAGCTCCACCATCTCCTCCCAAAAGAGACTGTCTGCATTTTGGCAATACGTGAAGCAAGAACAATTCGTGTTCCAAAAGTTATTTCTGGATATGTCTACCGAAAAATTCAAATCGGCAAAGATTATTGTGATGCGATTAAAAAACTCGACAAGCTTTGTTTCAATGATCCTAGGCATCCTTCTGGTTATGGCTATCCATTTTTAAACAGATAATATTGTGCACAACACTATTAAagtgttttatttttttcattattagtttattttttcattattttattttattatggaattttcttttttccctttaaaagcGAAATTTTGTTTGTTCAAtacttttttttagttattaatattatttaGTTTTAGAAGAATCCACTACAAGAATTATTTTTTTGCGGCGACCTTTTTTCGCCGCTAATAATCTTCGGAAATGTTTTTATAGATTTATGAAACTATTTGCGGCGAAAAAAATTTATTTACGGCGAGCAGATCGCCGGAAAAAGGGTTCAGATTTGGCACGAAAAACTTCCGCCAATTTGATTTATTCGCGGTATTTACATTATTTGTGGCAAAATTGAGGGTTATTTGCAGCGAAATTGGTCACCGCTAATGAGGTCAAAAAATTGGTCAACCATTTCCGAAGGAAATGTTCGCGGTTATTTTTCATGAGATTATTTGCAGCGAAGTAATAAGTATTTGTGGCGATAGGTTCACCGcaaatacttttgaattttaaattttttttaaagcttttttaacaaattttaatttttccaTTCTTTAACTTCATAATAAAATTTATTACATTTCCTTGTTTTAAGAAGTTaataattttaaagaaaaatataacttttgttttactcttttacaaaataaattttttcataacaatttattttacttttagaaaataataaacCTTTGTGTTAATAgtattttttgggtttttttttaactattctttaagtttttaattctttcaattttCTCTTTGCCTTTCTTGTAAactcttaaaataatttttttttttttaaataaatgggatttgaTTGGCAGCAATTGAGACCGCTCCATGCATTTTGAACACTAAAGTCAACAAGAACACTCTTGATTATTACGATTATTATTCTTAGTACATCCTGAAAAGCGATCAGATCATTGATTATGTCTGGAATAGTCCGTAATCACTTAAGGATGCCTTATACTACCACGTATGGCTGATATCGACGTCGATCGAGAATGATCTCTGCATTTTGAACGCTGAAGTCAACAAGAACACTCTTGATTAGTGCGATTATTATTCTTAGAAAACCCCAAATAGCGATCTGACCATTTATTAGCTCTAGAATAGTCCATAATCACTCAAGGATGCCTTAGACTACCACATATGGGTGAGATCGACAACGATTGAGATTGATTTATGCATTTTCAACACTAAAGTCAACAAGAACACTCTTCATAAGTgtgattattattcttagaaTAGCCCAAATAGCGATATTCCATTGATTAGGTCCGGAAAAGTCCATAATCAGTCAAGGATGCCTTAGACTACCACATATGAGTGAGATCGATGGCAATCGAGACTGATTTGTACATTTTGAGAACTAAAGTTACCAAGAACACTCTTGATTAGTGCCATTATTATTCTTAGAGTACTCGGAATAGCGTTCTGACCGTTGATTAAGTCCGGAATAGTCTGTAATCACTCAATGATGACCTAGACTGCCACGTATGGGTGAGATCGGCGACGATCTAGACCAATCTATGCATTTTGAACACTAAAGTCAACACGAACACTCTTGATTAATGCGATTATTATTCTTAGAATACCCTGAATAGCAATTTGACCGTTGATTAGGTCTGAAATAGTCCATAATCCTTCAAGGATCACTTAGAATACCATATATAGGTGAGATCGATGGAGATCGAGAATCgatctgtaacatcccaaatttcctaatgtggcttagtgcctggattagggggccgggaggcaataattgaattattatgtgaattatattataatataatcatgttagagatattaaatatgtgtatgtgggcccgtttcttataagaggggtattttagtaatttgacccgttcgaGGAAATAAATACACATATGTGTTTGTGagattgataccacattattatgtggatatatttgagttactcgatgAGAGGCGATttcgatgagcaagttagcggaaaagtcacaacggggtctgaatacccagctcggggtgagcttaggggtattttagtaatttagtatattaccgggaattagtgggtaatgggaatttattggtaaccgaGTGAGAATATTGAAAGTAGTGGAAACTATtggatgcaaattgtggatagcgggatttaaggcaaaggacaaaattgccttGTGGGCACTTGTTGTATAGGTTAAGGGCAAGGGGCAATTTAGTCAATTCCACTTGGGGTTTTAGACTTGGCTAGCTGGATTATACTCATAAGGTTTGAGAAATTATAGGAaactaaaagaaaagaaattcaACAGCTCTCTTCTTCTCCCTCGTTTTCTCTAGGTGCCATGGATGCTTGAGTTGTTCTTGGGGAATTGAAGAGTAAAGTCTagaaatcaaggtgttaggctttGGCAAAGCAGAGGTTCATCTCAGCTGAGGTAAGAGTTTTGAACTGTAAATTGTTTGGTTTATTATGCTGAAATATTTAGAGTAAAGGTGTTTATGCATGCTTGATAATTGAGAGGTTGGGTTTGGTAGTTTGATGAGTTTTATTGTGATAAttggttgggttttgttggtAAGGGTGAATATATAAGTTGTGGGAATTAAATTGGAGGAGTGGGATGAAATTGGTtaggttttggctgggttcggttgaagaaaaacccataaatttctgggttcgtggaATTGAGTCGCGGCCTGCGAAGAGAATTTTGAGCCAGCAGGGCTCGAAGGCAGGGgtgggccgcggcgcctcaaggGCGCGCTGCAGCGCGTGTTGGTTTTCAGGGAGGTCGAGCCTCTGGAATTATAGGCGGGCTGCGGCTCGGGTGtgaggggccgcgacccttaaggggaattttggcttaaatgagatttttagattgggaacctaaccatttgggctcgggatcgattctacttccttgttaagtggaattcgatatctcggaggctaagagttggtctggaagttgttatttacctgttattgatgggaacttccttattacggttgtgactaggtttttgctaagggcttgaatcgggggtCGTACTCAAAGGGTCGTCGCTGGTAACTCGCATacagaccgaaggtaagaaaactgcacctgttatgtgaatgcatgattagagcttagttaaggtgatgaacatgattataattatgtttgcgaATATCTAATTAGGTACACTgtaatgtgcataattatgaCTATGCTTATGACTGCtgtgtgaatgtattataatgcattgtgtgattatTGATAGGTATGCTATGTGAAACGTGCGactgtctgttatgactgtgaagcttggtttataaactaaaggattattagggtgttaagcagggatcaacttattagttaagAATATATGGAACTCTGGGAGACTCGCCTTATAAGTTGAGAGTCCCaaagcttcaacttataagttggaggcacgtggtggcttgacttataagtcaagggcttaaagaacttagtttataagctaagattggcataatgcacgtgttgtgcaggccaccatggctaggccaccctaggagtgtgacatgcacttgactggctcggatgccaacagcttgaaagaaagtgcaacatacacttgtgtgactctatggtctccagttTGATTTAATGAGCGCaccagtttcagttattactgtttgatagtCGTTTTATTTTGTGAACTGTTGAttacgttttcttgctgagtcttctggctcacaggtgcttgtggtgcaggtaaaggtaaagagaagctcaaccagccatgagtcggagggcattagcagtggtatgtacatatgtagtccactcgaccaccacggccgagatgcccaggggaactagggtcaaacccagcttttgccgcctaGGACGGCCTATTGTGTGACCTGAATATTGTAATTGActtttaaactgatatttttgggatcccatgtaaagaacatgtttttaacttaatgaaaatgtttatgagttgaccaaaggttttaatacctaaacctttaatggcttaatcacatgtttagtctaaatcacttgtttagcaagtccatcactggttttaaacacacttggtaatggtccctaattagcagggcgttacaacttggtatcagagcagccaaggtttaagggtttcctgatgttggactgggcatgtacattcactgctaaagacaagctcgactcaaggttgggtaactattaatataattatgtgtATATTTGCTTGAATGAATTATGTGTGCTTCACCTGCTAGTTTAAATAAGAAGCATGAGTTATCCTGATAAggcatggcccttgactactgtatgTAGGTTGAGAACGTGTTTATTAGCACGATAGATATTTGTAAATGCTATAGGACTACTTATTAGCGTCATTGCACTTGATGAATGCCAGAAACGCTTATTAGCGCTGTTATATGTGTACCCTAGATAGAGGATGCTTATTAGCGCCGTAGTATgctcaaggaaaatgtttattaacattgttaagtGATTATGCATGCTAaagaatatgcttattagcattttgtTTAGGTGATGCCATGAATTTccctgcttattagcatgattattgagtgtgaattattgggatgcttattagcattgtcaatgcatgtggatgcttattcgattggttttgaaccgtgggttgatgtgagataccgctattactgcctgataagttaagtcattgattgcagatagacttggaagtatgcttccagggcaatccaATGAGCCAGCCAGCGCTGGAAATCAGGCCAAAAGTAATGATCGGGTCAAAACCCTCCGCtagcccctgagaactggcaacaagtgCTTGCAGACTTGCAAGCTCAACTGTAGAGGAAGAATGAATAGATACTACAACTGAGGCAACAGCAGGTTCTGACTGGGAACGCTACATCAGGGCCCCCCATCTGCTGTTCCAGTACCAGTAGTACAACAGCAGACAGAGTTGGAGAACCGCTGGGAATTGGtatatgagcggtttaggaagcagcatcctccggTTTTTTAGGGTGGGGCAAATCCActtaaggcagagcagtggatggccatgattacgtccatcttggacttcatgagagttgtgggcaatgaaagggtggcctgtgccacgtacatgtttcgggaggatgcccggatctgGTGGGAGATGGTGTCTTAAACTAGAAATGTAACTAcaatgggttgggaagagtttaaaaccctcttcaatgaaaagtattacaatgaggcCGTTAAAGCTGCAAAGGCCGAGGAATTTAGTAAACTTTTGCAGGGGAATATGTCAGTGACTgattatgccctgaaatttgacagattagccaagtttgctccagacttggtgtccactgatgggacaaggaaggaaagatttcttcaggggctacaacctatgatagcccgggaagTCAGAATTACCACTATACCTGGAGTGACGACATACGCTCAGGTAGTGGAaagagcccttactgcagagggtgctgagaataagatctggcgtgacaatgcagccaggagggatatgaggaggacggGACCTCCCTTCTTAGGAgttagtaggggcggaggccccagcgaCCAAAAAAGGAAGACCCCGGATACCAGTTTGGCTCCtagacctgataggaggccacatGGTGCACAAATTGGCCGCCAGGACGGCAATGAAaactggaagacatatccagaATGTGCCAGATGCAGGAGACGTCATTTGGGTGAGTGACGGGCGAAGGCCTGTTTTGTATGTGGACTTATGGGGaatcttaagaaggattgcccaagactgAAGAAAGAAAAACTTAAGAAGCCAGATAGTGCGACTCCGGCTCGagtatttgcattgacacaagctgaggctgaggctaggccttcagtggtcataggtcagctttctagtgctggcatatcttattctgtgttgattgattctggtgcgaCACAATCTTATGTATCTAGTACGATTGTTGATAGTTTTTGTAGGCCCTGTGAGTTTTATGTTGTGGGATTTGGAacattattacccactggggagttggtggtttccaggaggtgggttaggtctttaccagtgatggtagatggtagggaattatgggttgatttgatagagttagccaTGACCGATTTTGAcgtgattttggggatggactggttaactagatatggagcaaccattgattgtaagaagaagatggtaacttttgaacctgagggtgaggaacctttcgtatttgttggcactgtgcatggaccctgacACTACAACAATTAATGCTAGTTGCGGCGTAGCTATTAGCGGCGGGTTCAGTCCGCCGCTATTATACAGGCTATTAGCGGTGGACTAGGGGGTCCGCCGctaattatgtgtgattatttaaaaaaatatataataatatgtatTAGCGACGGACTGCCCATTATTAGCGACgggtagtccgccgctaatacaacAGATGAAATGCCCGGGAAACAGACggttatttttttaagttttattagcggcggataatcaCCTTTTATTAGAGGCggattatccgccgctaatagtattaGCGACGGAGAATCtcatttattagcggcggagtatCCGCCGCTAATACCATTACTAGCGGCGGGCTATAGTAATAGCGGCGGGACCCCGCCGCTAATACATTTACGGTTAAAATTTCGCATCCCAATCTCCTTCTTCTCTtcccttctctctgtcaaaacccTTCTCCATTTTCTTCACTGATCACTCACGATATCCCCTACTCACACCAAAATTTTCTACTCAAGATTTCTGGTGCCATTGTACTGAGTACTGAGTTCACCTCATTTCCTTTCATCACTCACTTGCCACTCAAGCAAATAACTTCCCGTCATCTCCAATTTCTCATCTCTCAGACTCGCAGTCGCCGCACAACCAGTACCTCTGCATCACCGCACCGCCACACCACCGCGCAACGTTCTCCAACCCTCCATCCACTCCTTTCGTAGTCGCACTTCGCACTATCCT
It includes:
- the LOC133825668 gene encoding uncharacterized protein LOC133825668 codes for the protein MKRCVGETERGQRLDGERRIVRSATTKGVDGGLENVARWCGGAVMQRQSLLGGDGGALGATGEPTQQDGFGVLDDGGSTVGGDRPSASEDGEDTGTDGGDGVGSVEGDGAGASDDGGGIDTDGAGDTGSNDDGGTDTYDARDKRKLNTISFLFCECDHQIISLVLDSGGTVGGNEAGTSDDGEDTGINGASDDGAGDTDSIGDDGAEVSDDGGCKGTDGAGGTGSVGDDGGAGAWDDGGAGDTTMGGDGVGALEDSGGGNLVGLVGEVGVIGEGRVLRF